In one Thermaerobacter sp. PB12/4term genomic region, the following are encoded:
- a CDS encoding ZIP family metal transporter, with protein MTWPGWAEAALWALVASSSGLCGCLGGLFVPLGRRVLAAVMAFGAGALLGAVAFDVLPAARDRGGPGPAVAGFLAGALIFTIIDFLLDRRGAVGRKHSGDPDEPAGRGPVPGAGTAAPRGTASRGPRPGAAWAILAGAVLDGVPEAFALGVDLFAGHGLSWALVAGIFLSTLPEGLSGSVGLKRAGYRRAFIVLLWAAVAGVAAPAAAAGFLLAERLAGVTEAVILALAGGAVVAMAADTLTPEAYREGGNLVGLITALGMILTFILAVEV; from the coding sequence TTGACCTGGCCGGGCTGGGCCGAAGCGGCCCTCTGGGCGCTGGTGGCATCCAGCAGCGGGCTGTGCGGTTGCCTGGGTGGCCTGTTCGTCCCCCTGGGGCGCAGGGTGCTGGCGGCGGTGATGGCCTTTGGTGCCGGCGCTCTGCTGGGAGCCGTGGCCTTTGACGTGCTGCCGGCCGCCCGGGACCGGGGCGGGCCGGGGCCGGCGGTGGCGGGCTTTCTGGCCGGAGCCCTGATCTTCACCATCATCGACTTTCTCCTGGACCGGCGCGGTGCCGTGGGGCGCAAGCACAGCGGTGACCCGGACGAACCGGCGGGCCGCGGGCCGGTGCCGGGAGCCGGTACGGCGGCGCCCCGGGGCACGGCTTCCCGCGGTCCTCGGCCGGGGGCGGCCTGGGCGATCCTGGCGGGAGCCGTCCTGGACGGCGTGCCCGAAGCCTTCGCGCTGGGGGTCGACCTTTTTGCCGGCCACGGGCTGAGCTGGGCGCTGGTGGCCGGGATCTTCCTCAGCACCCTGCCGGAAGGCCTTTCTGGTTCCGTGGGCCTGAAGCGGGCCGGGTATCGCCGCGCCTTCATCGTGCTGCTGTGGGCCGCGGTGGCTGGGGTGGCCGCACCGGCGGCGGCGGCCGGGTTCCTCCTGGCGGAACGGTTGGCCGGCGTGACCGAGGCGGTCATCCTGGCTCTGGCCGGCGGGGCCGTGGTGGCCATGGCGGCCGACACCCTGACCCCCGAGGCGTACCGGGAAGGCGGCAATCTGGTCGGCCTGATCACGGCCCTGGGGATGATCCTGACTTTTATCCTGGCGGTCGAGGTCTGA